One segment of Nostoc flagelliforme CCNUN1 DNA contains the following:
- a CDS encoding cupin domain-containing protein, giving the protein MARYQETTQTDTLHLPSTITSRGVAATELRPWGAFTVLEEGRGYKIKRIEVKPGHRLSLQMHHHRSEHWIVVSGTARVTCGEKEVLLSNNESTYVPQCTSHRLENPGVIPLVLIEVQNGEYLGEDDIIRYQDDYARTKD; this is encoded by the coding sequence ATGGCTCGATATCAAGAAACTACACAGACTGACACTCTACACCTACCTTCAACTATCACTTCCAGAGGCGTTGCTGCAACTGAGTTGCGTCCTTGGGGTGCTTTTACAGTTTTGGAAGAAGGGCGCGGATACAAAATCAAGCGCATTGAAGTTAAGCCCGGACACCGCCTCAGTCTACAAATGCACCACCATCGCAGTGAACATTGGATTGTCGTATCTGGTACAGCTAGGGTAACTTGTGGCGAGAAAGAAGTACTCCTGAGCAATAATGAGTCAACCTATGTACCCCAATGTACATCTCATCGTTTAGAAAATCCTGGCGTGATACCCTTGGTGTTGATTGAAGTACAAAATGGCGAATACTTGGGAGAAGATGATATTATTCGCTACCAAGATGACTATGCCCGTACCAAGGATTAA
- a CDS encoding phosphodiester glycosidase family protein: protein MPNYCQSGNGDRKANAKGERRFFRATVSPIFLITLCLTATCAINAQESPKNAQSIPRLISQSPAPALTGVVSSGNQISLNGRTLPGTWLQRPGKAGRITTHLSDGAFRQLIGVNFLNSSNSARQPIQWFSSVAKPLVLSTKLLGAYRYLDISNFAQTSGWEIRTNGNILVIATPKAQITNIVQSQEPPEASAPLQQTRILVDLDRPTPWQVAQGSIIKKIETPSSDPDTPTAKPTAPPNRKWTITLDGIADPVLIERYTPQPPAAPAAPATLLPNLLKQLLPVPPTQPIPPAPAPEPLIQQVEVVKNQTIISLSVPFGLSPQVSSVDNPNRLIINIRPDPLEERDITWAPGLRWRQHYVSLGTERFPVVWLEVNPRKFGLTLKPMWASPNGLAGTAPLIQTAQRYLAVAGINGGYFNRNNKLPLGAIRRDGQWLSGPILNRGAIAWNDSGQFYFGRLTLEETLITANDQRLPILFLNSGYVQSGIARYTPAWGSTYTPLTDNEIILVVQKDQITQQLPGGKVGETAVPIPQDGYLLSLRANAASAASQLPIGTAVSISSATTPTDFSRYPHIIGAGPLLIQNRQIVLDAKGEKFSNAFIAEKAIRSGICTTATGTLIITAVHNRAGGYGPNLAEHAQLMQQMGCVDALNLDGGSSTSLYLGGQLLDRSPSTAARVHNGIGIFLKSR, encoded by the coding sequence ATGCCGAATTATTGCCAATCAGGGAATGGCGATCGCAAAGCCAACGCCAAGGGGGAACGCAGATTTTTCCGGGCTACTGTGTCACCAATATTTTTAATCACACTATGCTTAACTGCTACCTGTGCTATCAACGCCCAGGAGTCTCCAAAAAACGCCCAATCAATACCAAGGCTCATCTCCCAGTCACCTGCACCTGCTTTAACAGGGGTGGTATCCTCTGGTAATCAAATTTCCCTCAATGGTCGTACTCTACCAGGAACTTGGTTACAGCGACCTGGAAAAGCTGGTCGGATTACAACTCATCTGAGTGATGGGGCATTTAGGCAGTTAATTGGAGTAAATTTCTTAAACAGTAGTAACTCAGCAAGGCAACCAATACAGTGGTTTTCATCGGTGGCAAAGCCCCTGGTTTTATCCACCAAGCTACTAGGAGCATATCGCTATTTGGATATTAGCAATTTTGCTCAAACATCTGGATGGGAAATCCGAACCAATGGCAACATTTTGGTGATTGCTACCCCAAAAGCACAAATTACAAATATTGTTCAAAGCCAGGAACCCCCAGAGGCAAGTGCCCCTTTGCAACAAACTCGGATTCTTGTTGATTTAGATCGTCCAACTCCCTGGCAAGTTGCACAAGGGTCAATTATTAAAAAAATTGAAACTCCATCCTCTGATCCAGACACACCAACTGCCAAACCCACTGCACCACCAAATCGAAAGTGGACAATTACCCTCGATGGAATAGCCGATCCTGTTTTGATAGAACGCTATACCCCCCAGCCACCAGCAGCACCAGCAGCACCAGCAACATTGTTGCCAAACTTGCTTAAACAATTATTACCAGTTCCACCAACACAACCAATACCACCAGCCCCAGCCCCTGAACCACTGATTCAACAAGTGGAGGTGGTGAAAAACCAAACCATAATTAGTCTGAGCGTTCCCTTCGGTCTATCGCCTCAAGTTAGTAGTGTAGATAACCCCAATCGCCTGATTATCAATATTCGACCCGATCCTCTAGAAGAAAGAGATATTACTTGGGCCCCAGGATTGCGTTGGCGACAGCATTATGTCAGCTTAGGTACAGAACGTTTCCCAGTGGTCTGGTTAGAAGTTAATCCTCGTAAATTTGGGCTAACGCTGAAACCTATGTGGGCTAGTCCTAATGGGCTTGCGGGTACTGCTCCCTTAATTCAAACAGCACAACGTTACTTAGCAGTAGCTGGAATTAACGGTGGTTATTTTAACCGCAATAACAAATTGCCCTTGGGTGCAATTCGTCGGGATGGTCAGTGGTTATCAGGCCCCATTCTCAACCGAGGTGCGATCGCTTGGAATGATTCTGGTCAATTTTACTTCGGTCGTCTTACCTTAGAAGAAACTTTAATCACGGCAAATGACCAGCGCCTACCAATTCTGTTCCTCAATAGCGGCTACGTCCAGAGTGGCATTGCTCGTTACACCCCAGCTTGGGGATCAACTTATACGCCCTTGACGGATAACGAAATTATTCTAGTGGTACAGAAAGACCAAATTACTCAACAGTTACCAGGCGGCAAAGTTGGTGAAACGGCGGTTCCTATTCCTCAGGATGGCTACCTACTAAGCTTACGCGCCAACGCTGCGAGTGCTGCCTCACAGCTACCTATTGGAACCGCAGTAAGTATTTCTAGCGCCACTACTCCCACAGATTTTAGTCGTTATCCGCACATTATCGGAGCTGGTCCGCTATTAATCCAAAATCGTCAAATTGTCCTCGATGCAAAAGGCGAAAAATTCAGCAATGCCTTTATTGCCGAAAAAGCTATTCGTAGCGGTATTTGCACAACAGCAACAGGCACATTGATAATTACTGCTGTGCATAATCGTGCCGGCGGATATGGCCCTAATTTGGCAGAACATGCTCAACTGATGCAACAGATGGGCTGTGTGGATGCCTTAAATTTGGATGGTGGTAGTTCTACCAGCCTTTACTTAGGAGGACAACTACTCGACCGTTCACCTAGTACCGCTGCTCGTGTTCATAATGGAATTGGTATTTTCCTGAAATCACGATAA
- a CDS encoding glutamate synthase-related protein — MNNKPMNQDQQITVDINSRDTYQGQKWLVEERDACGVGFIAHRQNHTSHEIVEKALAALTCLEHRGGCSADQDSGDGAGVLTAIPWELFQQEFAESGKELPSINNIAVGMIFLPQDQEAAQKARAAVEQVAAEEKFIVLGWRVVPVQPDLLGVQARENQPQIEQVLLASVDKSSDELERQLYITRRRISKVATNISEEFYICSLSSRTIVYKGMVRSAVLGSFYDDLKNPAYKSAFAVYHRRFSTNTMPKWPLAQPMRLLGHNGEINTLLGNINWMMAREASLNHPVWGDRIKELKPLVHIDNSDSATLDNVLELLVCSGRSPLEALMIMVPEAYQNQPSLADYPEIVDFYEYYSGLQEAWDGPALLVFSDGKKVGATLDRNGLRPARYVITKDDYIVVASEAGVVDFPEADIIEKGRLGPGQMIAVDLVNHEVLKNWEIKQRIAKQHPYGEWLQQYRQELKQILSSQSSGGNKNGHLAAENGNGHSTTNKIDKQTLLQLQTAFGYTTEDVEMVIHPMAIAGSEPTFCMGDDIPLAVLSTKPHLLYDYFKQRFAQVTNPAIDPLREKLVMSLKVELGERGNLLEPKPEYARRLKLESPVLTDGELEAIKLSGFATAELSTRFAIATGPEGLKAAVQSLQAQAAQSVRAGAKILILSDKGNDGISPEDTYIPPLLAVGAVHHHLIREGLRMKTSLIVNTAQCWSTHHFACLIGYGAGAVCPYMALDTVRDWWSDPKTQKLMGVEKIPTLTLEQALGNYRKAVESGLLKILSKMGISLLSSYQAAQIFEAIGIGGDLIELGFRGTTSRIGGLSVSELADEVLSFHCKAFPEVTANKLQNLGFVQYRPGGEYHMNSPEMVKALHKALDGKNYDHYEVYKKHLQGRPVTALRDLLDFQGDRTPISIEEVESVTEIVKRFCTGGMSLGALSREAHETLAIAMNRIGGKSNSGEGGEDPVRYTVLDDVDESGHSPTLPHLKGLRNGDQAYSAIKQVASGRFGVTPAYLVNAKQIEIKIAQGAKPGEGGQLPGPKVSQYIAMLRRSKPGVTLISPPPHHDIYSIEDLAQLIFDLHQINPKAKVSVKLVAEVGIGTIAAGVAKANADIIQISGHDGGTGASPLSSIKHAGSPWELGLSEVHRVLMENSLRDRVILRVDGGLKSGWDVVIGALMGGEEFGFGSIAMIAEGCIMARVCHMNTCPVGVATQKEELRKRFTGMPEQVVNFFYFIAEEVRSLLARLGYRSLSEIIGRADLLKLRPEAKLTKTQSLNLDCLLKLPDTRDNRDWLLHEEVHSNGVVLDDKMLADPDIQTAIRDQSTVTKTYPIINTDRTVGTRLAGAIASQYGDSDFEGQINLNFTGSVGQSFGAFNLPGIILNLEGEANDYVGKGMHGGEIIIKPPTDATYNASQNVIVGNTCLYGATGGMLFANGLAGERFAVRNSKAIAVIEGAGDHCCEYMTGGVIVVLGKVGRNVAAGMTGGLAYFLDENDSFRELVNPEIVKIQRVITEAGTKQLQELIKTHAERTGSPKANKILQNWEEFLPRFWQLVPPSEADSPEADPQKKTTEFSLVSSH, encoded by the coding sequence ATGAATAATAAACCGATGAATCAAGACCAACAAATCACAGTAGATATAAATTCAAGAGATACCTATCAGGGGCAAAAGTGGTTAGTAGAGGAAAGAGATGCCTGTGGTGTAGGTTTTATTGCTCATCGCCAAAATCATACCAGCCACGAAATTGTCGAAAAAGCCTTAGCTGCTTTAACCTGCTTAGAACACCGGGGAGGTTGTAGCGCCGATCAAGACTCTGGTGATGGTGCTGGAGTATTGACAGCTATTCCTTGGGAGTTGTTTCAACAAGAGTTTGCCGAAAGTGGAAAGGAACTTCCATCCATCAATAATATAGCTGTTGGGATGATCTTTCTACCACAAGACCAGGAAGCAGCACAAAAAGCTAGAGCGGCAGTTGAGCAAGTAGCTGCTGAAGAAAAATTCATTGTACTGGGTTGGCGAGTTGTGCCAGTGCAGCCTGATTTACTTGGGGTACAAGCAAGAGAAAATCAACCCCAGATTGAACAAGTTTTGTTAGCTTCTGTTGACAAAAGCAGCGATGAATTAGAACGGCAGTTGTACATTACCCGCCGCCGAATTAGTAAAGTTGCAACCAACATTTCAGAAGAATTTTATATCTGCTCGTTGTCAAGCCGCACAATTGTCTATAAAGGCATGGTGCGTTCTGCCGTATTGGGCAGCTTTTATGATGATTTAAAGAATCCAGCTTACAAAAGTGCCTTTGCTGTCTATCACCGCCGCTTTAGTACCAACACAATGCCCAAGTGGCCTCTAGCTCAACCAATGCGGCTTTTGGGTCACAACGGCGAAATCAATACTTTGTTGGGTAACATCAACTGGATGATGGCACGAGAAGCTAGCCTGAATCATCCTGTATGGGGCGATCGCATCAAGGAACTCAAGCCATTAGTTCATATTGATAACAGCGACTCAGCGACCCTAGACAACGTTTTGGAATTACTGGTGTGTTCTGGACGCAGCCCCTTGGAAGCTTTAATGATAATGGTTCCAGAGGCTTACCAAAATCAGCCTTCTTTAGCTGACTATCCAGAAATTGTTGATTTCTACGAATATTACAGTGGACTGCAAGAAGCATGGGACGGGCCAGCACTTTTAGTATTTAGTGATGGCAAAAAAGTTGGTGCAACACTAGATCGTAATGGCTTAAGACCAGCTCGCTACGTGATTACTAAGGATGATTACATTGTCGTAGCTTCGGAAGCTGGTGTAGTGGACTTTCCAGAAGCCGATATTATCGAGAAAGGTAGACTTGGCCCAGGACAAATGATTGCCGTAGATTTAGTAAATCATGAAGTCCTGAAGAATTGGGAGATTAAGCAGCGCATTGCCAAGCAGCACCCTTATGGAGAATGGCTGCAACAGTACCGTCAAGAACTCAAACAAATTCTCAGTAGTCAGTCGTCAGGTGGGAATAAAAATGGACATCTGGCTGCTGAAAATGGCAACGGGCATAGTACAACTAATAAAATTGACAAGCAAACATTGCTTCAGCTACAAACTGCCTTTGGCTACACCACAGAAGATGTGGAAATGGTGATTCATCCAATGGCGATCGCAGGTTCAGAGCCGACTTTCTGCATGGGGGATGATATTCCTTTAGCAGTGCTGTCAACAAAACCCCATCTACTTTATGACTATTTCAAACAGCGTTTTGCTCAGGTGACGAACCCGGCAATTGATCCCCTGCGGGAAAAGCTAGTGATGTCTTTGAAAGTCGAACTAGGTGAACGGGGTAACTTATTAGAACCCAAGCCAGAATATGCTCGGAGATTGAAACTTGAGTCGCCAGTGTTAACCGATGGTGAGTTAGAGGCAATTAAGCTGTCAGGATTTGCCACGGCTGAGTTATCAACCCGATTTGCGATCGCTACCGGCCCTGAAGGATTAAAGGCCGCAGTCCAATCTTTACAAGCACAAGCAGCCCAATCAGTCCGCGCAGGTGCAAAGATTTTAATCTTAAGCGATAAGGGAAATGACGGTATCAGCCCAGAAGACACATACATTCCTCCCCTGTTAGCAGTGGGTGCTGTACATCATCACCTGATTCGGGAAGGGCTGCGAATGAAAACATCCCTAATTGTCAATACTGCTCAATGCTGGAGTACTCATCACTTTGCTTGTCTCATTGGCTACGGTGCTGGTGCAGTTTGCCCGTATATGGCTTTGGATACAGTGCGTGATTGGTGGTCTGATCCCAAAACTCAAAAGTTAATGGGTGTAGAAAAAATTCCCACCCTCACCCTAGAACAAGCTTTAGGAAACTATCGCAAAGCAGTAGAGTCAGGTTTGCTAAAAATTCTCTCCAAGATGGGAATTTCTTTGCTTTCAAGCTATCAAGCAGCCCAAATCTTTGAAGCTATTGGCATCGGTGGAGATTTAATCGAACTGGGATTCCGTGGTACGACTTCCCGGATCGGTGGTTTGAGTGTTAGCGAACTAGCTGATGAAGTGCTTTCCTTCCACTGCAAAGCTTTTCCAGAAGTGACGGCCAATAAGTTACAAAACTTGGGCTTTGTGCAATACCGTCCTGGCGGCGAGTACCACATGAATAGCCCAGAAATGGTTAAGGCGCTGCATAAGGCTTTAGATGGCAAAAACTACGACCACTACGAAGTTTATAAGAAGCATCTTCAAGGTAGGCCAGTAACAGCCTTACGGGACTTGTTAGACTTCCAAGGCGATCGCACCCCAATTTCTATAGAAGAAGTGGAGTCGGTAACTGAAATTGTCAAGCGCTTCTGCACCGGCGGCATGTCTTTAGGCGCTTTGTCAAGAGAAGCCCATGAAACTTTAGCGATCGCCATGAATCGCATTGGCGGGAAATCTAACTCTGGAGAAGGCGGCGAAGACCCTGTACGCTATACAGTTCTGGATGATGTAGACGAGTCTGGTCACTCGCCAACCCTACCTCATTTAAAAGGATTGCGAAATGGTGATCAAGCCTATAGTGCCATCAAGCAAGTTGCATCGGGACGCTTTGGTGTCACGCCAGCGTATCTAGTCAACGCCAAACAAATTGAAATCAAAATTGCCCAAGGTGCTAAACCTGGAGAAGGTGGACAGCTACCAGGGCCCAAGGTAAGCCAATACATTGCGATGTTAAGGCGCTCGAAGCCAGGTGTGACGCTGATTTCACCACCACCGCACCACGATATCTATTCCATTGAAGACTTAGCGCAACTGATTTTTGACCTGCACCAAATTAATCCCAAAGCCAAGGTATCGGTGAAGCTAGTTGCAGAAGTTGGCATTGGCACGATCGCAGCTGGTGTAGCCAAGGCAAACGCTGATATTATCCAGATTTCTGGACATGATGGTGGTACAGGTGCATCGCCACTAAGTTCCATTAAACATGCTGGTTCACCGTGGGAACTGGGTTTAAGTGAAGTGCATCGCGTTTTGATGGAAAATAGCCTGCGCGATCGCGTGATTTTGCGCGTAGATGGCGGACTCAAGAGTGGCTGGGATGTGGTAATAGGTGCATTGATGGGCGGTGAAGAATTCGGTTTCGGCTCCATCGCCATGATTGCTGAAGGCTGTATCATGGCGCGAGTTTGCCACATGAATACCTGCCCTGTAGGTGTTGCTACTCAAAAAGAAGAACTCCGCAAGCGGTTTACGGGAATGCCGGAACAGGTTGTCAACTTCTTCTACTTCATCGCCGAAGAAGTGCGTAGTTTGTTGGCACGACTAGGCTACCGTTCTTTGTCAGAAATCATTGGACGTGCAGATTTGTTGAAACTGCGCCCAGAGGCAAAACTCACCAAAACGCAGTCATTGAACCTGGACTGTTTACTTAAGCTACCAGATACCAGAGACAATCGTGATTGGTTACTGCATGAAGAAGTCCACAGCAACGGCGTGGTTTTGGATGACAAGATGCTTGCCGATCCCGACATTCAGACTGCCATTCGGGATCAGTCCACTGTTACCAAGACTTACCCAATTATCAATACTGACAGAACAGTAGGTACAAGATTAGCGGGAGCGATCGCTTCTCAATACGGTGATAGCGACTTTGAAGGACAAATTAATCTCAATTTCACAGGTAGTGTTGGGCAAAGCTTTGGTGCCTTCAACCTCCCTGGTATAATTCTGAACCTCGAAGGAGAGGCAAACGACTACGTAGGTAAAGGGATGCATGGTGGTGAAATCATCATCAAACCTCCAACTGATGCTACCTATAACGCATCACAAAACGTGATAGTTGGCAATACGTGCCTCTATGGTGCTACTGGTGGCATGTTATTTGCAAACGGTTTAGCAGGAGAGCGCTTTGCTGTGAGAAACTCCAAAGCCATAGCAGTGATTGAAGGCGCTGGGGATCACTGCTGTGAATACATGACTGGTGGTGTGATCGTCGTCCTCGGCAAAGTAGGACGTAACGTAGCAGCTGGAATGACTGGTGGACTGGCGTACTTCTTAGATGAAAACGACTCATTTCGTGAGTTAGTCAACCCGGAAATTGTCAAAATCCAGCGGGTGATTACAGAAGCAGGTACAAAACAACTGCAAGAGTTAATCAAAACTCATGCGGAACGCACTGGTTCACCAAAGGCGAATAAAATTCTGCAAAACTGGGAAGAATTTTTGCCGAGATTCTGGCAGTTGGTTCCACCTTCTGAAGCTGATAGTCCCGAAGCTGATCCACAAAAAAAAACAACTGAGTTCAGTTTAGTAAGCAGTCATTAA
- a CDS encoding class I SAM-dependent methyltransferase yields MLIEEQAPDRKTSEEERFQDDYYSYFESPENATRYTPSVWYLNEAFKQRSFSLLDLGCGNAALNKYLPERCDYLGIDHSEAAIQYCSKLYPNQKFAAKDLSVALPELASENQRFDAVVLAGLLFHNVDKETLEQKDDQELVQFCLDKLISEKGYLVLIVPFAYGDHPSHNLYVRAEWLQKLLEKLLKVVNAKIVYENISLQIGLDKKVRQQKKTPDWFVPDSTTNYSNKYAGTYMATWTVIASPLLG; encoded by the coding sequence ATGCTTATAGAAGAACAAGCTCCTGATCGCAAAACTTCTGAAGAAGAACGTTTTCAAGATGATTATTATTCATACTTTGAATCTCCTGAAAATGCTACTCGATACACACCATCAGTTTGGTATCTCAATGAAGCTTTTAAGCAACGTTCATTCTCTTTGTTAGATTTAGGATGTGGCAATGCGGCTTTGAACAAATATCTACCTGAGCGATGTGACTACCTTGGGATAGATCACAGTGAAGCTGCGATTCAGTACTGTTCAAAGCTATACCCAAACCAGAAGTTTGCTGCTAAAGATTTATCGGTAGCACTGCCAGAATTGGCTTCAGAAAATCAAAGATTTGATGCCGTCGTCCTAGCCGGCTTGCTATTTCACAATGTCGATAAGGAAACACTAGAACAAAAGGACGATCAAGAACTTGTTCAATTCTGTTTGGACAAACTAATAAGCGAGAAAGGATATTTGGTGCTTATTGTACCTTTTGCTTATGGTGACCATCCATCCCATAATCTTTATGTTCGGGCAGAATGGCTACAAAAGTTGCTAGAAAAATTGCTGAAAGTTGTAAACGCAAAAATTGTTTACGAGAATATTTCCCTACAAATTGGCTTGGACAAAAAAGTTAGACAGCAGAAGAAAACTCCTGACTGGTTTGTTCCCGATAGCACTACTAACTATTCCAATAAGTACGCTGGAACATATATGGCAACTTGGACAGTTATTGCCTCCCCGTTACTGGGTTAA
- a CDS encoding polysaccharide deacetylase family protein, which translates to MENNKSFLWPEGILIALLALCGVFSLAFMMLLRPNPSEAQSRQSINVKDVAANVGTQQRIEKLKAAMLTSWQQEAQTKGLSYAIPSRFQGAIVKAAKLTKEEKVIALTFDDGPWPQTTGQVLDILKSNNIKGTFFVVGQNLKNYPELGKQIVFQGHVIANHTWHHWYHSFNPQAAAFEIERTTDLIYQITGAKTTLFRPPGGILHNGLAAYAKGQKYTVVMWSADSTDYKLPTVPKLINNVIRDSKPGGIVLMHDGGGNRSRTVQALPEIISNFRKQGYRFVTIPELLEMEDADQKLLANKK; encoded by the coding sequence GTGGAAAACAATAAGTCGTTTCTGTGGCCAGAAGGAATATTAATTGCACTGCTTGCCTTATGTGGTGTTTTTAGCCTTGCTTTCATGATGCTTCTAAGGCCAAATCCTTCGGAGGCTCAGAGTAGACAGAGTATAAATGTAAAGGATGTAGCTGCAAACGTAGGAACTCAGCAGCGGATTGAGAAATTAAAGGCGGCAATGCTTACAAGTTGGCAGCAAGAAGCACAAACAAAAGGACTATCCTACGCTATACCATCACGTTTTCAAGGGGCAATAGTTAAAGCGGCAAAACTCACTAAAGAGGAAAAAGTAATTGCTCTCACTTTTGATGATGGGCCTTGGCCTCAGACCACAGGGCAAGTACTAGATATTCTTAAATCAAATAATATCAAAGGGACGTTTTTTGTGGTCGGGCAGAACCTAAAAAATTATCCAGAGTTAGGAAAGCAAATTGTTTTTCAAGGTCACGTCATTGCCAACCATACTTGGCATCACTGGTATCACTCTTTTAATCCACAAGCAGCTGCTTTTGAAATTGAGCGCACAACAGACCTAATTTATCAAATTACAGGTGCTAAAACAACTCTATTCAGGCCGCCTGGTGGCATTTTACACAATGGATTAGCTGCTTATGCTAAAGGCCAAAAATATACTGTGGTGATGTGGTCTGCTGACTCCACAGACTACAAGTTACCAACTGTACCAAAGTTGATCAATAACGTGATTAGAGATTCTAAACCTGGTGGTATTGTCCTAATGCATGATGGTGGTGGGAACCGTTCCAGAACTGTGCAAGCTTTACCAGAAATTATTAGCAACTTTAGAAAGCAAGGCTATCGCTTTGTTACTATTCCAGAGCTTTTAGAAATGGAAGATGCAGACCAAAAGCTGCTTGCGAACAAAAAGTAA
- the lepB gene encoding signal peptidase I, which produces MVPHESDAKEERASLKIWRGWQENLILIAIALCLAFLIRTFIAEPRYIPSDSMLPTLHTGDRLVVEKISYHFHPPITGDIIVFQPPAELQRRGYPKDQAFIKRVIGQPGEVISVASGKVYLNGQPLAEDYIAEPPNQPYTPVKVPEDEFFVMGDNRNDSNDSRYWGFLPRENVIGRAAFRFWPLNRIGFI; this is translated from the coding sequence ATGGTTCCTCACGAAAGTGATGCAAAAGAAGAGCGTGCGTCGTTAAAAATATGGCGTGGTTGGCAAGAAAATCTGATTTTAATTGCGATCGCATTGTGTTTGGCATTTCTGATCAGGACTTTTATCGCCGAACCCCGCTATATACCTTCTGATTCGATGCTGCCTACCTTACATACAGGCGATCGCTTGGTAGTTGAAAAAATCTCTTATCATTTTCACCCTCCCATAACTGGGGATATTATTGTTTTTCAGCCACCCGCAGAACTACAACGTCGAGGATATCCCAAAGACCAAGCCTTCATCAAGCGGGTTATTGGCCAGCCTGGTGAGGTAATTAGTGTTGCTTCTGGCAAAGTCTATCTCAATGGTCAACCCTTGGCAGAAGACTATATCGCTGAACCCCCAAATCAGCCATATACACCAGTGAAAGTTCCAGAAGATGAGTTTTTTGTCATGGGAGATAACCGCAACGATAGTAATGACTCTCGTTATTGGGGCTTTTTACCCAGAGAAAATGTCATCGGTCGGGCAGCGTTTCGCTTTTGGCCTCTTAATCGTATTGGGTTTATTTAA
- a CDS encoding helix-hairpin-helix domain-containing protein, whose amino-acid sequence MNNWLPLNPRLQKLRAKLLNDPYYRLQSGEEIQIAAKLGIRIDANQATVDDWLRLPGLSIHQARSLVELSHSGVKFYCIEDIAAALAVPAPRLEPLKPLLNFIYYDHESLESPIHLVNPNTATVENLAQIPFINLSLAQAVVQNRQSAGPYRNLADFQRRLELTGDTIAQLMYYLRF is encoded by the coding sequence ATGAATAACTGGCTACCTTTGAACCCCAGGCTGCAAAAACTCCGCGCCAAGCTCCTCAACGATCCTTACTATCGCCTACAATCTGGGGAAGAAATTCAGATAGCGGCTAAATTAGGTATTCGCATTGATGCTAATCAAGCGACTGTAGATGATTGGTTACGCTTACCAGGTTTGTCAATTCACCAAGCGCGATCGCTTGTAGAACTTTCGCATTCGGGTGTTAAATTTTACTGTATTGAAGATATCGCTGCGGCTTTGGCTGTACCAGCGCCGCGCCTGGAGCCATTAAAGCCTCTGCTGAATTTTATTTACTATGATCACGAATCTCTAGAAAGTCCGATCCATTTAGTCAATCCAAATACAGCAACAGTTGAAAATTTAGCACAAATTCCATTTATAAATTTGTCTCTAGCGCAAGCAGTGGTTCAAAATCGGCAATCAGCCGGGCCTTACCGTAACCTGGCTGATTTCCAACGGCGGTTGGAGTTAACCGGTGATACGATCGCTCAACTGATGTATTATTTAAGGTTTTAA
- a CDS encoding NINE protein, with product MLTKRKSRSVAAVLAFSGTLTISGLHKFYLGQPLWGVLYVLLSWTPIPKVASAIEGVWYLAQDEEAFDRNFNLGKSATRNSQRVSNQVGAIAEALRELDALRQDGLISEYEFEQKRRQLLDQIS from the coding sequence ATGTTGACTAAGCGCAAAAGCCGAAGTGTTGCCGCTGTTTTAGCTTTTTCTGGCACGCTGACAATTTCAGGATTACATAAATTCTATCTGGGACAGCCGTTGTGGGGTGTTTTGTATGTGTTGCTTTCCTGGACACCGATCCCCAAAGTAGCTAGTGCCATTGAGGGAGTTTGGTATTTAGCCCAAGATGAAGAAGCTTTTGATCGTAATTTTAATCTAGGCAAGTCAGCAACAAGGAATTCCCAAAGGGTGAGTAATCAGGTAGGAGCGATCGCTGAGGCTTTGCGTGAATTGGATGCTTTGCGCCAGGATGGGCTAATTTCAGAGTATGAATTTGAGCAAAAGCGCCGCCAATTGCTAGACCAGATTTCTTGA